A part of Anabas testudineus chromosome 7, fAnaTes1.2, whole genome shotgun sequence genomic DNA contains:
- the ormdl2 gene encoding ORM1-like protein 2 isoform X1 produces the protein MGPDLNSVRAMMNVGVAHSEVNPNTRVMNSRGIWLTYLLLTIVLHIVLLSIPFFTVPLVWTLTNVIHNLVMYLFLHTVKGTPFETPDQGKARLLTHWEQMDYGVQFTSSRKFLTISPIVLYILASFYTKYDPTHFLINTCSLLSVLLPKLPQFHGVRIFGINKY, from the exons ATGGGACCTGACCTGAACTCTGTGAGGGCCAT GATGAATGTGGGTGTAGCTCACAGCGAGGTGAACCCGAACACACGGGTGATGAACAGCAGAGGGATTTGGCTCACCTATCTGCTCTTGACCATTGTGTTGCACATTGTTCTTCTTAGTATTCCTTTCTTCACTGTCCCGCTCGTCTGGACACTTACTAACGTCATCCACAACCTG gtGATGTACCTGTTTCTACACACAGTGAAGGGCACTCCCTTCGAGACACCAGACCAAGGCAAAGCTCGCCTGCTCACACACTGGGAACAGATGGACTACGGTGTCCAATTCACATCTTCACGCAAATTCCTCACCATCTCACCAATTGTTCT GTATATTCTTGCCAGTTTCTACACAAAATATGATCCTACACATTTCCTTATCAACACATGCTCCCTCCTTAGTGTCCTTCTTCCAAAGTTGCCTCAGTTTCACGGAGTACGGATATTTGGGATTAACAAATACTGA
- the ormdl2 gene encoding ORM1-like protein 2 isoform X2, with amino-acid sequence MNVGVAHSEVNPNTRVMNSRGIWLTYLLLTIVLHIVLLSIPFFTVPLVWTLTNVIHNLVMYLFLHTVKGTPFETPDQGKARLLTHWEQMDYGVQFTSSRKFLTISPIVLYILASFYTKYDPTHFLINTCSLLSVLLPKLPQFHGVRIFGINKY; translated from the exons ATGAATGTGGGTGTAGCTCACAGCGAGGTGAACCCGAACACACGGGTGATGAACAGCAGAGGGATTTGGCTCACCTATCTGCTCTTGACCATTGTGTTGCACATTGTTCTTCTTAGTATTCCTTTCTTCACTGTCCCGCTCGTCTGGACACTTACTAACGTCATCCACAACCTG gtGATGTACCTGTTTCTACACACAGTGAAGGGCACTCCCTTCGAGACACCAGACCAAGGCAAAGCTCGCCTGCTCACACACTGGGAACAGATGGACTACGGTGTCCAATTCACATCTTCACGCAAATTCCTCACCATCTCACCAATTGTTCT GTATATTCTTGCCAGTTTCTACACAAAATATGATCCTACACATTTCCTTATCAACACATGCTCCCTCCTTAGTGTCCTTCTTCCAAAGTTGCCTCAGTTTCACGGAGTACGGATATTTGGGATTAACAAATACTGA